TTCTTTGAAGTTTTAAGCTCTTAagtaattgaaataaaatttcataTTTTAGTAGGCTACATGTAGAGTATTGTACTATAGTTTTATCTtacctttgcatttttttaaaaataatacttggGATGGAATCCAGATCCTTGTGCTTGCTAGGGCAGTGCTCTATCATTAATCTTTGGTCCCCTAATTTTTGATAGTTTACAAAGtggatgaataaaatattttttgtggGATGATTCATTTAAGTTGgctctttttaatttatatttttaaaatgtcagtaaATTATTTTCACAGGTTTGGATAAATTCCTCAGACATCATATTGGTTGGCCTTCGAGATTATCAGGTAAAAATTATATTCAAATTTATACTGTGTGCTGGGTGACgcaccacacctataatcccagtgaacaTGAAGGCTGAAgctagaggatcacaagttcaaaccaccctccacaacttagcaaggccctgagtaacttacagactctctctcaaaataaatattaaagggttggggatgtagctcagtggttaatctctcctgggttcaatccctagtaccaaaaatataaaaacaaaacaaatttgttCTGTGCCCTTGTTATTTAATAAATCATTAATATTTCCTAGATAACAATGTTTCTACTTTCTGCCAGTTTCAGTACATACTTTGACACCATTCTGTCATCAACACTTAAGGGAATACAATATTTTTACACTTATTAAGAGACTATAGTATTTTTCTAATTCAAAATAATTCCCAAAGTTGATGGTACATGTATAAGAAAAGTGATTCAACACagtttttaatttctattattattttaaatatagtatGTTGTAAATAGTCTCTTTGTATAGAACAGTACTATGGATGGATCATTATATCCTAATTCATTTGATGGCTTTCTGTTACATACTCTAGTTTTTACAGATGATTCCCAAGGGCCAGTCTGTGAAATAGTAGTAACACAGGCTGACATTTTATCTGCTCCCTAGAGAAATAAGAAGATAGGTAGGTATGATGTTTTTCATGAAGCTCAATTGTccattttctttctaaaatatttctagaatattcttcaattaaattttctaaaataagaTGATACTGTGTAAGTATGGTAGTGTTCTTTTTTAATGAATGtgtttactttttactttttttttttttttttttttaattgagtggAAGGAGTCTCACAGTGTTGTccagtctggctttgaatttctgttctcagttgatccttctgcttcagactctgggactacaggtgtgtgcgaACACACAGTTtcatcattttattttgaaatctatAGTTCTTGCAATCCAAGTCTGGAAGAGCAAGTCAGTTTTTTGTTTATGTGATGAGGCAGAAACCCCATGACAGAAGGGCTTGGTGGGTGATAACTGCTCAGCTTATGGCAGTCtgaggggagagagaaagaggcagagaaaaaaaaaaaaaaaaaatgaagagtccAGGATAAGATACAGGCAAAGGGCTTACTTCAAAGGATATAGTCTCTTCAACTAGGCCCCATCTCCTATAGATTTTAACACCTCCCAGTAGTCCTTTCAATTATGAATCCATCAATCATGTATCCATCAATACATATGGGTAATGATAAAGGATGGGAAGTTAACATCTGTCACTGCCTTGCCTAGTACtatggagaaaatatttattgaagaagGTAGAGTCCTAATGATAcaatcatttgccaaaagtctcaCCTTGAACATTCCTACATTGGAgaccaaaccttcaacacatgagcctttgagaAATATTCTTTTCATATTATTAGGAGGGGTTTTCCGTAAATGTCTCTTAGGTCTAATTGACTTATAGTATTTTATTCTCTCTTGTTTGTCTGTTTTAGTTTGTTTGAAAATGGCATTTTGAAGTTATTCAACTTCTCATCTCCTGAATTACTattgttttaaataatttatgcATTTTTCGAAGTATCATTTGTAGGACATTAGTCTTTTaatttccttaaatatttttaaacatgatttattttattcttaaacatATTTCTTCAAACATGTTTATAACAATTTGTTAAGTACAACTTCAGGGCTTTCTTAGGAAGAGTTTGTACCGATTGCTGCTTTTTTTTGTTGTGGGcctcttttgtgttttctttttttttttttccttcattattcAAAGATGTACATTTCAAATActctggaaaatatatatatatataaaaataaaataatctataTCTTACAGTTTAAAAAATTCTGGTTTTTCCTGTATTGCCAGTGAATCTCTGTGATCATTTTAGTGGCCTTTCTTTGGATCTTTGTTAGATAATTTGTAAATCAGCAACATACACTTAACTGCCATCTACCAGTTTAACTGATCATATTCTTCAAAATGGGTACATGTGAACATTTTAAAACTGGTTTTCTGGGGTTTGCATTACAGACACTTACTCAGGGGAGCTGTTAAGAATACAATTTTTTGGACTATCCCCCCAggattattgttgttctttaggaAAGTAATTAAATTAATTATGATAGGAGTACATTCTAAAAAACAATTCCACTACCACTGGAGAGAGCCAGTAGTTTGAGAGACAGAGTGACCAGAGAATTCAAAAAAGGTTTTATTAGCAACATGTGGGTAATGTTAAAAGATGGGAAGTTAACATCTGTCACTGCTTTGTCTAGTACTATGgagaaaatgtttatgtagaactTTTGTGGGAATGTTATCTCCTCCTCAAGCAGGTGGATGCTTAGAATAGTTTATTAATATGGAAAAATGGCCTATTCTGGAATATAAGTTGTGAGCACTTACTTGTGTAGTGGTGATCACCAAGTCATCACAGACCTGTAAatctaaaagaatatttttcagAGGCTTTTGGATTCTGTCACAGCTAGTCTCTGATTTTCTGCTTTGTATTTgcctgacaatttttttttttttttttttttttttgtaccagggattgaactcagaagcacttagccactgagctatatcccaaacctttattgtattttatttagatacagggtcgccctaagttgctgagggtggctttgaactcacagtcttcctgcctcagtgcctcctgagctgctggaattacaggcatgtgctgctgCTCCCGACTGACAATTAACTTAATCATAAATTTTTTCATAACCTAGGAATGAACAGGACACAAGAAAGGTCCAGTGCACTTTAGTTGATTCTTTAGTCATTAAGATATGAATCAGAGTATAGGGAGAAAATAGTTATGttttaaaatggtgaagaagaaaGTGAGGAGGAAAACAACTTTAAACTTGGAGGCAGTTTTATGCTGGTATTCTTTTCTTTGGTCATATTATTTGCAGTTTTGATTGCTATATTTGACCTAGAATATGTATgttgcaatttttttcttttttttacttctaatcagaagattatttaaaaatactGAGTTTGCCTGTTCTGCTTTTATGAGGATGAAATTGGTATGTATGTTTTGGAATGTATGGAACCTTTTTTCTTTAGTTTAACCCAAAATTTTTTGCGGGGGGTAAGCAGGAAGATGAGTGTACTGTGTAGAAGAAAAGCAGAGAATTTTTAACAAAATTCTTAATGAATTTTTAACAAAATTCTTAATGAGTTTTTTCTTAATATGTTATTTGAAAGTAATTTATGTATAATTTGAAAACAACTGATGATATTTTGCTGTAACCAGTTTTAAAAGTGATTTGTTTAATTCTAAGGATAATAAAGCTGATGTAATTTTAAAGTACAATGCAGATGAAGCTAGAAGTCTGAAGGCATATGGAGAACTTCCAGAGCATGGTAATGTCTATATTGTTGTATTCTCAGTCATTTATTGATGTTTAGGTAATAGAATTTTGGTAGATTTGTTTGTTTTACACattattgtgtgtatgtgtatgtaaacCTAACAAAATTAGTAAGTATGCCTGTCTGTACTTTATCAATATTTTAGGAAAAGTAAGAAGTCTCTCatggtttttttaaaattaattttattttttaaatacatgatagtggaatgtacaattcttattactcgtgtagagcacaatttttcatatttttgtttgcatataaaatatgttcataccAAATTATGTCTATATACATCTCTTGTTCTTTTGATAAAGAATTTTCCAACCTTTGGATGTATAGCTGTCAAGGAATACATTTGttagatttttatgttttttgtttagTGTGTACTACATttacataatattggggttcatctTGACAAAATGATAAAAGGGTTGGTTATAATTTGCTCCAAATCAGGTCCTAGTACTTATTCTTTCCCTCTTCTTCTCCCTCCTCATGTTTTCCTGTTATacagatctttctttctttttattggaTTATGGaggcttttatttttgtttttaattagtgcattatgtGGAATATAGTTTGCTTTATTTACTTCAGTTCCCAATgcttcttctttccttcttctccATTCCTTTTACTCTTCCTCTACTTtaatgatctttcttctattatttGTTTTTGAGTTGGTGTGTTCTAGATATTTGTAAGATGAAATATACCAATATAGTTGTATGTAATATCATAACTTCATTCCATATTTCTAACCTTTTTCTATTCtttctgttttgctttgttttaacaATTTTTAAGAGACTGGCAGTTTTTGTATAAATGAAGGCAGCAATTATAACAGTAGCTTttaagttttagaaaacaaatatattattattagaaTTGTTACTTAGGGTGTTTagaacaaaagtatttatttcctttttgaaagaaacaaaatattttcacaggaaaaaaaataacttgaaaagacTGAAGTGACCCATAACATATTACTAGTAAAGAGAAAATGCACTAATTTATATGCCTACATGCTTTACTTGGTAGCTACATGCCTTTTTATTCCACTGCAGTTTTATCATAAAAATACTAAGATTTTTACAGAAGCATGGAGATTCTGATTAATTATTAGCTTTTTAAGGAGTGCTGAATTATCTAGGAATCTGATTAGCAGCTTCTTTTTTGCTTTACTTCTTGGAAATAAGCATGATTAACCCAAGTCTCTGTGATTTGGTAAATCCTTTTTAAAGATGTTGAAATAGTTGTTCTGATCCAAGGAGGACTTTAAAGATGCCATGAGGATGGTGTTAGCCTGTGCTCAaatcatttgttgttgttgttttaattctttttaattatacaagaCAACAGTATGTATTTTGGCCAATTATATGTACagagagtataacttattctacttAGGATCCCACTTTTGTGATTGTACATATGTGATTGTACATAATGCGGAGTTACCCTTGTTATATATTCAAATACAAGGCTGGGAAAGTTATCtttgattaattctactgtctttcctattccctttcCCACTCCCTTCCTTTTGTTTCCCTTCGTCTAATTCaatgaatttttattatttatctctcCACCCTCCCCTGTTTGGGTTAGTATTCATAaaccagagagaacatttagcctttggtttttttggaaattggcttatttcacttagcatgataatctccagttccatccacttactagcaaatgccattatttcataaTGATTTATggcttattccattgtgtacataaaccacattttctttatctattcatctgctgaagaatatctaggttgtttccatagcttagctattgtgagttggagCTGctgtatacccaaaagacttagaaACACTGCAGAGGTACAATTACATCAAACCATTTGAAGCATACATTGAAAGTGTTTAGCTATTGAGTTAGAGTAATTGGAGTCTGCCTACTTTTCTAAAAACTGttttgaacaaaagaaatatgTAGCCCATGTTCTGTTTGTTGTAATTATTTTGTAATGAGTGAACATCTggggaattttattgataatttgcTGTTTATAGTACAGCTGCTAGAAGTTTAATAATTTTTAGTAAAGAAATATCAGTTGAATTGgagtatattttaaaacttctctttttataattttaagtctTCTCCTGTAGTTCAGTATTTATATCAGGCCTTTTCTTTAGTAGGTAGCTTGCTTAAATATTGTTTTGATTATATAATGAGTTCATTGGTTATCTTTAGCTAAAATTAATGAAACAGATACTTTTGGTCCTGGAGATGATGATGAAATTCAGTTTGATGATATTGGAGATGATGATGAAGATATTGATGATGTAAGTAGATGATCCTTAtagatttcttcattttatttatgaatTGTGTAAATTAATTACCttgttttttctaaatatttccaTTTAGCCAAGAATATTGAATACTTAAATTCGGGTGTGTTTGGGGACTTGGCCATGAGTTTATTAAATAAAGGCAGAAATAAGGTAGTTAAATTGTATTTTCTTTGGCAAGCTTTATCAATCCTTTAGAATActtctttctttaaaattaatattaatttgGGCAGAAGTATTCCAAAATCATAACATGTTGAAAGTTatgaaaagaaataattattatgAGTTGCAGCAGTTTTGAAACCATGGCATttcataaataaaatactaatttGTTAAAAGAC
The genomic region above belongs to Callospermophilus lateralis isolate mCalLat2 chromosome Y, mCalLat2.hap1, whole genome shotgun sequence and contains:
- the LOC143639766 gene encoding eukaryotic translation initiation factor 1A, X-chromosomal-like; this encodes MPKNKGKGGKNRRRGKNENESEKRELVFKEDGQEYAQVIKMLGNGRLEAMCFDGIKRLCHIRGKLRKKVWINSSDIILVGLRDYQDNKADVILKYNADEARSLKAYGELPEHAKINETDTFGPGDDDEIQFDDIGDDDEDIDDI